Genomic segment of Streptomyces sp. NBC_01210:
GACGGAGGAGCTGCCGGAGACGGCGAGCGACACCGACGCGATGCGGGGTACGGAACTGCGCGCGGTGCTCTGGCAGGCGCTGGCCAGGCTTCCCGAGCTCCAGCGGACGATGCTGGTCCTCCGTTACTACGAGGGCCGCACGGACCCGGAGATCGCGGAGATCCTGGACATAAGTGTCGGCACGGTGAAGTCGAGCATCTGGCGGTCGCTCCGCCGGCTGCGTGAGGACGAGGTCCTCAGCTTCGGCCGTGACGAGGAAGAGTCCTTCGGCGAGCTGGTGGCCTGAGGGTAACGGGGGGAACGGGGCCGCCGTTTCGGGGGAGACGGCGGGATCGGGGGATCCGCGGGGGTCACGGGGGTCACGGGGGACCGACCTGGGTCAACGGGGGAAACAGAGCGGGACCGGACAGGCCGGGGGGTCTTGTCCGGCCCCGCTTTTCTCTGTTTGCGGTGACCCGGCAGCCGGCGGCACGAGCGGCCGCATGCAGAGCCCTCGACGGTGCGGTGCCGCCGGGCTCCCTCGCCGCCGACGCTCACCAGTCTGCTGCACGTGCGTCCGAGTCCCGTGCCGTGCTGGTCTTTTCGGCCGCGGGTAGGCCGCGGCGGGAATGGGCCGCGTGCCGCGGGAGCGTGGGGGCGTCAGGCTTGCTCGTCTCAGTCACCCGCAGGTGTGCCGTCGCGCGGAGCGGCCGTGCTGCGCCGGGGTGTGGTGTCCCGCGGCCCGTCGCCGTCGACGTTCGCCAGTCTGCTTGCACATCGCCGTGTGCGTCCGGGTCCCGTGCCGTGCTGGTCTTTTCGGCCGCGGGTAGGCCGCGGCGGGAATGGGCCGCGTGCCGCGGGAGCGTGGGGGCGTCAGGCTTGCTCGTCTCAGTCACCCGCAGGTGTGCCGTCGCGCGGAGCGGCCGTGCTGCGCCGGGGTGTGGTGTCCCGCGGCCCGTCGCCGTCGACGTTCGCCAGTCTGCTTGCACATCGCCGTGTGCGTCCGGGTCCCGTGCCGCGCTGGTCCTTTCGGCCGCGGGTAGGCCGCGGCGGGAATGGGCCGCGTGCCGCGGGAGCGTGGGGGCGTCAGGCTTGCTCGTCTCAGTCACCCGCAGGTGTGCCGTCGCGCGGAGCGGCCGTGCTGCGCCGGGGTGTGTGTCCCCGGCCCGTCGCCGTCGACGTTCGCCAGTCTGCTTGCACATCGCCGTGTGCGTCCGGGTCCCGTGCCGTGCTGGTCTTTTCGGCCGCGGGTAGGCCGCGGCGGGAATGGGCCGCGTGCCGCGGGAGCGTGGGGGCGTCAGGCTTGCTCGTCTCAGTCACCCGCAGGTGTGCCGTCGCGCGGAGCGGTCGTGGTGCGCCGGGGTGTGTGTCCCCGGCCCGTCGCCGTCGACGTTCGCCAGTCTGCTGCACGTGCGTCCGAGTCCCGTGCCTCGGCTGCAGGCGGGCCGCGGCGGGACCGGGCCGGGGGTGCCAGAGCCGCCGTCGCCGTCACTCGGGGGTGTGCCGCGGCGCGGAGTTGTCGCCTTCCGTCGATGGTGTGGTGCCACCAGGCCCCCAGGTCGCCGTCACCCACAGGCAGGCCGCGGCGCGAAGCTGCCGCCTGCCGCCGGGGGCGTGGGGGTACTCCGTACCCCCACTTTTCATGGGCGGGTGGGTGGGGAAGAGCCCCCCGGCCGCTACGCCAACGTCCGCGCCGCAGGCGTCCGGCGGCCCGCCGCGGCCGCCGCGAGGCGGCCCAGCGCCTCCGCCTTGCCGCACGGGTGCGCGCCCAACTCCGTCTGGCGCGCCACGATGCCGCGTTCCGCGCGCATCAGGCGCCAGCCCCGCCGCAGCAGGAAACCCACCGACTTGCGGCCCTCGCGCAGATCCCGCGCCAGCCGGCGGCGGAACGTCGTCGACGGGCGGCCGCGCAGGCACAGCGCGTCCGCCAGTACGCCCAAGTCCTGGCACCGCCCGACGATGTCCGCCGCGAAAATGCCCTCCGCCACGAACAGCGGCGTGCGGTCGATGTCGAGCGACTCCCGGTCGATGCGGGAGCTCGTCGCGATGTCGTACACGGGGACCGTCGTACGTCCCGTACCGCACAGCTCCACGATCGCCGCCACCGCCGCGTCCGCGTCCCACGACAGCGGTGAGTCCCAGTCGATGTCCGTACTGCCCTCGACCAGCGGCAACGTCGGGTCGTCGCCCTCTTTGTAGAAGTCGTCCAGGCGCAGCACCGGCAGGCCGGTGCGGGCGGCGAGGGAGGACTTTCCGGAACCTGAGGGGCCCGTAAGCAGCACAACACGGGTGGGGATGGGGGAAGAGCTCACGGGACACCAGTGTGAGGCATTGCCCCTTGAAGGGGACCCCTCGGGGCTGAGGTTGGTATTGAGCGTCCCATCTCAACTACGCTACGTGCTCGTCCGATTACTCATTCAGCAAGGAATCGAAACCCATGGCACGTCACACAGCTCCCCAGTCCCGGCGGATCGCCCTGCTTCGCGCAGGTATGACCGTCGCGGCGGTGGCCGCGGTCCTCGGTGCGGGCGGTGCCGCTCAAGCGGCGCCGATGGCGCCCGCGGGGCTCGACACGGTCGACAAGGGGCAGGGCCGGTCGCTTGCCGGCATGGTCACGAATTCAGTGACCGGAATCGGGCAGGTCAAGAGCCTTCGGCTCAACCCGCTGGCCAAGACCGGCGCCAACCCGCTGGACAACAATGTGTCCACCCAGGTCGCCGACTTCAACCCGGTCTCCACGGAAGCGGTCACCGGGCCCCTGGCGGACGGTGCCGCGCTCAAGGACCTGCCGGTGGCGAAGCGCGCCGCAGGGGCGCTGCCGTCCTGAGTCGAGGCCGGCCGCCGGCGCATGCAGCGAGCGCGTGCAGCCAACGCATGCAGCCGAGGCATGAAAGCCAGGCATGAAAGCAGGCATGAAGGAGCCCCCTGCCGCCGGACGGGACGGCAGGGGGCTCGGCCATGGGAGGGGTCGGGTCAGTACGCCGAACCGGACGCGCCGAGCGAGCCCGTCGGGTGCCAGACCGTCTTCGTCTCCAGGAAGGCCGTCAGCCGGTGCGTGCCCGGATCGGCCGAGAAATCCACAGGCTGTGGACGGAGAACGCGCTTGAGGTTGTCCGCCGCCGCGATCTCCAGCTCCTTCGCGAGGACTTCACCGGCCCCGGTCAGGTCGATCGCGTTGACGTCCTGGTGCGCGGCGAGCGGGGTCGCGATCTCCTCGGTCCGCCCGGAGAGGACGTTGACCACGCCGCCCGGGAGGTCCGAAGTGGCCAGCACCTCGCCGAGCGAGAGCGCGGGGAGCGGGGCCTTCTCGCTCGCCACCACGATCGCGGTGTTGCCCGTCGCGATCACCGGGGCGACCACCGAGACCAGGCCCAGGAAGGACGACTCCTGCGGCGCGAGGATGGTCACGACGCCCGTCGGCTCCGGCGTCGAGAGGTTGAAGAACGGGCCGGCGACCGGGTTCGCCCCGCCCACGATCTGGCCGATCTTGTCCGTCCAGCCCGCGTACCAGACCCAGCGGTCGATCGCCGCGTCGACGACGGCCGCGGCCTTGGACTTGGACAGGCCCTCGGCGGCCGCGACCTCGGCGGTGAACTGCTCGCGCCGGCCCTCCAGCATCTCCGCGATGCGGTAGAGGATCTGGCCCCGGTTGTACGCGGTCGCGCCCGACCAGCCGCCGAACGCCTTGCGGGCCGCGACGACCGCGTCACGCGCGTCCTTGCGGGACGAGAGAGGCGCGTTGGCCAGCCACTTGCCCTTGGAGTCCGTCACCTCGTACACCCGGCCGCTCTCGCTCCGGGGGAACTTGCCCCCGACGTACAGCTTGTAGGTCTTGAAGACGCTCAGTCGCCCGTCAGACATCGAGGTAGGCCTCCAGACCGTGACGGCCGCCCTCGCGGCCGAAGCCCGACTCCTTGTAACCGCCGAACGGCGAGGTCGGGTCGAACTTGTTGAAGGTGTTGGCCCACACCACACCCGCGCGGAGCTTGCTCGCCACCGCCAGGATGCGGGAGCCCTTCTCCGTCCAGATGCCGGCCGACAGGCCGTACTGGCTGTTGTTGGCCTTGGCGACCGCCTCGTCCGGCGTACGGAACGACAGCACGGACAGCACCGGGCCGAAGATCTCGTCGCGCGCGATCGTGTGCGCCTGTGTGACGCCGGTGAAGAGCGTCGGAGCGAACCAGTAGCCGGAGCTCGGCAGCTCGCAGGGCGCGGACCAGCGCTCGGCGCCCTCCGCCTCGCCCTTCTCGGTCAGCGCCGTGATCCGGGCCAGCTGCTCCGCGGAGTTGATCGCCCCGATGTCGGTGTTCTTGTCCAGCGGGTCGCCGAGGCGCAGCGTGGACAGTCGGCGCTTGAGGGAGTCGAGCAGCTCGTCCTGGATCGACTCCTGGACCAGCAGGCGCGAGCCCGCGCAGCAGACCTGGCCCTGGTTGAAGAAGATGCCGCCGACGATGCCCTCGACGGCCTGGTCGATCGGGGCGTCGTCGAAGACGATGTTCGCGCCCTTGCCGCCCAGCTCCAGCGTGACCTTCTTGTCGGTGCCGGCGATCTGGCGGGCGATCGCCTTGCCGACGGCGGTCGAGCCGGTGAAGGCGACCTTGTTGACGTCGGGGTGCGCGACGAGCGCGGCGCCCGTCTCTCCGTAACCCGGAAGGATGTTGACGACACCCTTCGGCAGGCCCGCCTGGCGGCAGATGTCCGCGAAGAAGAGGGCGGAGAGAGGGGTCGTCTCGGCGGGCTTCAGGACGACCGTGTTGCCCGCCGCGAGCGCCGGGGCGATCTTCCACGCGAGCATGAGGAGCGGGAAGTTCCAGGGGATGACCTGGCCCGCGACGCCGAGCGGCTGCGGGTTCGCGCCGTAGCCGGCGTGGCCGAGTTTGTCCGCCCAGCCCGCGTAGTAGAAGAAGTGCGCGGCGACCAGCGGCAGGTCCGCGTCGCGGGTCTCCTTGATCGGCTTGCCGTTGTCGAGCGTCTCCAGGACGGCCAGCTCGCGCGAGCGCTCCTGGATGATCCGCGCGATACGGAACAGGTACTTGGACCGCTCCGAGCCGGGCAGCGCCGACCACTTCTCGAACGCCTTGCGGGCCGCCTTCACGGCGCGGTCCACGTCCTCGGCGCCGGCCCGGGCGACCTCGGCGAGCACCTCCTCGGTGCTCGGCGAGACGGTCTTGAAGACCTTGCCGTCCGCGGCGTCGGTGAACTCGCCGTCGATGAAGAGGCCGTACGACGGTGCGATGTCGACGATCGACCGCGACTCGGGCGCGGGGGCGTACTCAAAAATCTGCTTGTCCATGGTCATGGGGTCTCAGTCCACCGTCACGTAGTCGGGGCCGGAGTAGCGGCCGGTGGCCAGCTTCTGACGCTGCATCAGCAGGTCGTTGAGCAGGCTCGAGGCGCCGAAGCGGAACCAGTGGTTGTCCAGCCAGTCCGCACCGGCGGTCTCGTTGACCAGCACCAGGAACTTGATCGCGTCCTTGCTGGTACGGATGCCGCCCGCAGGCTTCACGCCGACCTGTACCCCAGTCTGCTCCCGGAAGTCGCGCACGGCCTCCAGCATCAGCAGGGTGTTCGCCGGGGTGGCGTTCACCGCCACCTTGCCGGTCGAGGTCTTGATGAAGTCCGCGCCGGCGATCATGCCGAGCCAGGAGGCGCGGCGGATGTTGTCGTACGTGGAGAGCTCGCCGGTCTCGAAGATGACCTTCAGCCGGGCGGCGCCCGCGGCCTCCTTCACGGCGAGGATCTCCTCGTAGACCTTCAGATAGCGGCCGGAGAGGAAGGCTCCCCGGTCGATCACCATGTCGATCTCGTCGGCTCCGGCGGCGACGGCGTCACGGGTGTCCGCGAGCTTCACGTCGAGCGCGGCGCGGCCGGCCGGGAAGGCGGTGGCGACGGAGGCGACCTTGACGCCGGAGCCCCGCAGGGCCTCCTTGGCGATGGCTGCCATATCGGGATAGACGCAGACCGCGGCGGTCGTCGGGGTCGTACGGTCGGTGGGGTCGGGATGGACGGCCTTGGCGGCGAGCGACCGGACCTTGCCCGGGGTGTCCGCACCCTCGAGCGTCGTCAGGTCGATCATCGAGATGGCCAGGTCAATGGCGAACGCCTTGGCCGTGGCCTTGATCGAACGCGTGCCGAGCCCTGCGGCGCGGGCCTCCAGGCCGACGGCGTCGACGCCGGGCAGGCCATGGAGGAAGCGGCGCAGTGTGCTGTCGGACGCGGTCACGTCAGCGAATGCGGGTGGGGTGGTGGGCATGGTCACCAGATGAGCATATCTACGCGCGTAGCGACCTGTACAGGGGGCCAGGTCAGCGGCCGCTCGACGGTGGCTTCGCGGCGGGCACGACCCGTACGGGAAGTGTGGCACGACCCGTACCGGAAGTGCCGCCGCAGGCGTACGGCAGAATCGGAGACATGAGCAGCCCGCAGCAGCCCGCCGAGCCCACGTACGCCGACCGGGTCTTCCGGTCGCCCGCCGGTATGGGGGGCGGGGTGTTGCTGCTCGCGCTCATCGCCTGGATCACCGTGGACGCGCTCATCCGCGGCGAGGGCCGGACGCCGTGGCTCGCGCTCGCCGGTGCGCTGCTGGCGGTGCCGCTCATCGTCGCGTTTACGCTGCGGCCCGCGGTCTTCGTCAACGAGGACCGGGTGCGCATCAGGAATCCGTTCCGGACGATCACCCTGCCGTGGGCGGCCGTCGCCGATGTGCGCGCCGGGTACTCCAGCGAGATCTTCACGCAGGAGGGTACGAAGTACCAGCTCTGGGCCATCCCCGTCTCGCTGCGCCAGCGCAAGCGGGTCTCGCGCCGGCAGATGCAGAACGCCCACGACGATCCGCACGGCCGGACCTCCGTGTCGGCCGACGTCAACGACTCCCAGGCGCGGTTGGCTCCCGCCGACCGGACGGTCGCGGATCTGCGCGAGCTGGCCGAGCGCAATGCGTCGCGGCCGGGTGCGCAGGGCGAGCCGCAGGTCCGCTGGGCGTACGAGGCGGTGGCGCCGGCCGTGGCCGGGGCCGTGCTGCTCGCGGTGCTGCTGGCCATCGGCTGAGCCCCTGAAGCCCTGAAGCCCTGAAGCCCCGGAGCCCCGGAGCCCCGGAGCCCCTGAGGCCTCGAGGCCTCGAGGCCTCGTGCCCTGGGCCCCAAGGTCACCCGAGGCCGCGCAGCGCCTCCGAGGCATCTGACGCACGGGTGACCCCGACGATCAGGGCGGGCCCTTCCACACCAGCAGCATGTACGCCCCCAGCCACGCCGACGACAGCGTCGACGTGCCCAGCACCACCGCCACCACCGCTGTCCGCCGTGCCCTGGCCAGTGCCAGCGCGATCGGCAGCAGCAGCGGGAAGCCCGGCAGCAGAAAGCGGGTGCGCGGGAAGTAGACCCCACCGCTGCCCAGGACGACCAGCAGCAGCACGCCCGTGAAGACGAGCAGCGCCGTCGGCTGCCGGTCGGCCAGACAGAGCAGATACAGCCCGACCGACACGATCAGCATCAACGACACGATCACCAGAAAGAGCTGAGGACGCGTCATGTACACCAGGTACTGCCGCAGCCGCAGCAGCGTCGTCGCGCCGCCGTCCCACTCGTTGCGCCACAGCTTCTGTACGGCGAAGTAGCCGTCGGGCCGCCCCACGCGGAACCCCACCCACGCGACATACGCCAGCCACCCCAGCGGCGCGGCCAACGCCCCCACGAGCGCCCGCCGGTTCCCGCGGCAGGACGGCAGCAGCGCCGCCACCGACACGGCCGCCGCGACCGCGATGCCCGTAGGCCGGGTCAGCCCGGCGAGCGAGGCGAGCGAAGCCGCCCACAGCCAGCGCCCGGTGAGCACCGCGTACAGCGCCCACGCCGCGAGCGCCGTGAACATCGACTCCGTGTAGCCCATCCACTGGACGATCGCTACGGGCAGCACGCCCCACAGCACGGTGAGCACGGTGCCCGTCCGGCGCCCGTACAGCCGGTCGCCCACCGCGAAGATGCCCCACCCTGCGACGAACGAGAACACGACGGCGAGGACGAGTGCGACGGTGGCGCGCGAGCCGGGTGTGACACCGGCGACGGCCTTGATCAGGACCGGATAGAGCGGGAAGAAGGCCAGGTTGTTGGCGTTGAACTGGGTGCCGAGGGCGTCGGCGTACCCATGGTCGGCGATGCCCAGGTACCAGCCGGAGTCCCAGGACGTGGCGAGCGTCGGCCAGACACCGTGGTGCTTGAGATGCACCCACCTGGCGAGGACCAGAAGACCGCACAGCCGCACCGCGAGATAGCCGAGCAGCGCGGGCGCGGCCCGCCGCAGTGCGCGCCGCAGCCGGTTCCGTAAGCCAGTCGCGTCACCGCCTCCCGGGGCCGGTGGCCGGCGGGAGGCGGGGACGGTGGGCCGAACGGTCGCGGCGGGGGACACAGCGGCAGCTCCTGGAACTCGGTATGCGCTACCGGGTCACCATTTCCCGGAGGGTCCCAGGGAGCGGGTGCCACTGCCTCGACTCCGTACGAGATTCACCCGTGCGGACGGTCGAGGGCGGGCGTGCCGACGGTCGTACGGGCGGTCGTGCGGGCAGCCGGCCGACGGTCAGATCCCCGCGGCCGCTGCGAGATCCCGCTTGATCCCGGCGAGGACCTCCGCGGCCCGCTCCCGCGCGGTGACGAGCTCCGACGCGTCCGCGACCGGCACCACGACCTCCAGGTAGCACTTGAGCTTGGGCTCGGTGCCGCTCGGGCGGACGATGACGCGGGCCGTGAACTCGCCGTCGAGGTAGTAGCGCAGCCCGTCCGTGGGCGGCAACTTGTCCGTACCGCGGTTCAGGTCCTCGGCGGTGACGACCCGCAGCCCGGCGACCACGGCCGGCGGCTTCTCGCGCAGCGTCCGCATCGCGTTCGCGATGATGCTCAGGTCCTCGACCCGCACCGACAGCTGGTCGGTGGCGTGCAGACCGTGCTCGACGGCGAGGTCGTCGAGCAGGTCGGTGAGCGTACGGTCCTGCTCCTTCAGCTCCGAGGCCAGCTCGGCGACGAGCAGCGCGGCGGTGATGCCGTCCTTGTCGCGTACGCCTTCGGGGTCGACGCAGTAGCCGAGCGCCTCCTCGTAGCCGTACCGCAGACCGTCCACGCGGGCGATCCACTTGAAGCCGGTCAGCGTCTCCTCGTACGGCAGCCCCGCGGCCTCCGCGATCCGTCCCAGCAGGGACGAGGACACGATCGACTCGGCGAAGGCGCTGTCCTTGTCCCGCGGAGACACTCCCTTGTGGACGAGGTGCGCGCCGAGCAGCGCGCCGACCTCGTCGCCGCGGAGCATGCGCCAGCCGCCGGGCGCGGCGTCGTCGGGAACGGCGACGGCGCACCGGTCCGCGTCGGGGTCGTTGGCGATGACGATGTCCGGCCGGTCCCGGCGCGCGGTCTCGAAGGCGAGATCCATCGCCCCCGGCTCCTCCGGATTGGGGAACGCGACGGTCGGGAAGGCCGGGTCGGGCTCGGCCTGCTCCTGTACGAGGGTGGGCGCGGGGAAGCCCGCGCGGTCGAAGGCGGCGGTCAGTACGTCCTTGCCGACGCCGTGCATGGCCGTGTAGACGACGCGGGCGGTGCGGGGGGAGCCGGCGGTGAAGATGGCGTCCGTACGCGCCAGATAGGCGTCCAGGACCTCGTCGCCGAGGGTGTCCCAGCCGCTCTCGGCACGCGGCACGTCGTCGAGACTCGCCACGGCCGCGATCTCCGAGGCGATCTCCGCGTCGGCGGGCGGCACGATCTGGGAGCCGTCGCCGAGGTAGACCTTGTAGCCGTTGTCGCGCGGCGGGTTGTGGCTGGCGGTGACCTCGACGCCGGCGACGGCGCCCAGCTGCCTTATGGCGAAGGCGAGTACGGGCGTCGGCAGCGGGCGCGGCAGCACGGCGGCGCGGA
This window contains:
- the deoC gene encoding deoxyribose-phosphate aldolase, whose amino-acid sequence is MPTTPPAFADVTASDSTLRRFLHGLPGVDAVGLEARAAGLGTRSIKATAKAFAIDLAISMIDLTTLEGADTPGKVRSLAAKAVHPDPTDRTTPTTAAVCVYPDMAAIAKEALRGSGVKVASVATAFPAGRAALDVKLADTRDAVAAGADEIDMVIDRGAFLSGRYLKVYEEILAVKEAAGAARLKVIFETGELSTYDNIRRASWLGMIAGADFIKTSTGKVAVNATPANTLLMLEAVRDFREQTGVQVGVKPAGGIRTSKDAIKFLVLVNETAGADWLDNHWFRFGASSLLNDLLMQRQKLATGRYSGPDYVTVD
- a CDS encoding uridine kinase family protein; this encodes MSSSPIPTRVVLLTGPSGSGKSSLAARTGLPVLRLDDFYKEGDDPTLPLVEGSTDIDWDSPLSWDADAAVAAIVELCGTGRTTVPVYDIATSSRIDRESLDIDRTPLFVAEGIFAADIVGRCQDLGVLADALCLRGRPSTTFRRRLARDLREGRKSVGFLLRRGWRLMRAERGIVARQTELGAHPCGKAEALGRLAAAAAGRRTPAARTLA
- a CDS encoding aldehyde dehydrogenase family protein, whose translation is MTMDKQIFEYAPAPESRSIVDIAPSYGLFIDGEFTDAADGKVFKTVSPSTEEVLAEVARAGAEDVDRAVKAARKAFEKWSALPGSERSKYLFRIARIIQERSRELAVLETLDNGKPIKETRDADLPLVAAHFFYYAGWADKLGHAGYGANPQPLGVAGQVIPWNFPLLMLAWKIAPALAAGNTVVLKPAETTPLSALFFADICRQAGLPKGVVNILPGYGETGAALVAHPDVNKVAFTGSTAVGKAIARQIAGTDKKVTLELGGKGANIVFDDAPIDQAVEGIVGGIFFNQGQVCCAGSRLLVQESIQDELLDSLKRRLSTLRLGDPLDKNTDIGAINSAEQLARITALTEKGEAEGAERWSAPCELPSSGYWFAPTLFTGVTQAHTIARDEIFGPVLSVLSFRTPDEAVAKANNSQYGLSAGIWTEKGSRILAVASKLRAGVVWANTFNKFDPTSPFGGYKESGFGREGGRHGLEAYLDV
- a CDS encoding phospho-sugar mutase is translated as MQQDLIARASAWLAEDPDSETRDELRKLIEAQDLDELAVRFSGTLQFGTAGLRGELGAGPMRMNRAVVIRAAAGLAAYLRAKGQGDGLVVIGYDARYKSADFARDTAAVMVGAGLRAAVLPRPLPTPVLAFAIRQLGAVAGVEVTASHNPPRDNGYKVYLGDGSQIVPPADAEIASEIAAVASLDDVPRAESGWDTLGDEVLDAYLARTDAIFTAGSPRTARVVYTAMHGVGKDVLTAAFDRAGFPAPTLVQEQAEPDPAFPTVAFPNPEEPGAMDLAFETARRDRPDIVIANDPDADRCAVAVPDDAAPGGWRMLRGDEVGALLGAHLVHKGVSPRDKDSAFAESIVSSSLLGRIAEAAGLPYEETLTGFKWIARVDGLRYGYEEALGYCVDPEGVRDKDGITAALLVAELASELKEQDRTLTDLLDDLAVEHGLHATDQLSVRVEDLSIIANAMRTLREKPPAVVAGLRVVTAEDLNRGTDKLPPTDGLRYYLDGEFTARVIVRPSGTEPKLKCYLEVVVPVADASELVTARERAAEVLAGIKRDLAAAAGI
- a CDS encoding aldehyde dehydrogenase family protein, translating into MSDGRLSVFKTYKLYVGGKFPRSESGRVYEVTDSKGKWLANAPLSSRKDARDAVVAARKAFGGWSGATAYNRGQILYRIAEMLEGRREQFTAEVAAAEGLSKSKAAAVVDAAIDRWVWYAGWTDKIGQIVGGANPVAGPFFNLSTPEPTGVVTILAPQESSFLGLVSVVAPVIATGNTAIVVASEKAPLPALSLGEVLATSDLPGGVVNVLSGRTEEIATPLAAHQDVNAIDLTGAGEVLAKELEIAAADNLKRVLRPQPVDFSADPGTHRLTAFLETKTVWHPTGSLGASGSAY
- a CDS encoding PH domain-containing protein, with protein sequence MSSPQQPAEPTYADRVFRSPAGMGGGVLLLALIAWITVDALIRGEGRTPWLALAGALLAVPLIVAFTLRPAVFVNEDRVRIRNPFRTITLPWAAVADVRAGYSSEIFTQEGTKYQLWAIPVSLRQRKRVSRRQMQNAHDDPHGRTSVSADVNDSQARLAPADRTVADLRELAERNASRPGAQGEPQVRWAYEAVAPAVAGAVLLAVLLAIG